In Tiliqua scincoides isolate rTilSci1 chromosome 1, rTilSci1.hap2, whole genome shotgun sequence, the following are encoded in one genomic region:
- the PHRF1 gene encoding PHD and RING finger domain-containing protein 1 isoform X1, with protein MDEDSQDELINKNAALGKVKKTNALLFGDAESSDGNSGDSDDTGSEEEDDTDEDGGEEDEEGEDEDLEDSDEDEEEDDMEIASEQPTHLVKGKPQINGGACSSSDEDAEKCPICLNTFRDQEVGTPENCAHYFCSDCIVEWSKNANSCPVDRITFKFICIRTHFGGEILKKVPVENAQSQEVVVEDDPTFCEVCGRSDREDRLLLCDGCDAGYHMECLNPPLSEVPVAEWFCPPCTLANAVPIDAETDHVSEEEVASLTADVVPTTSRLRPNVRMRAIARTRQSERVRATVNRNRITTAQRIQHVPRYLMSSLDETIEAVAAGISTAVYQRPLTPRARSKKKRKVGRRKRVAGKKNHTQTSVGKKSTGVWIKRRRRRTKRRRVKKIKLKTEMTARSRIAKTLRLGKPVHGISIPSMHKPIEPSLGLLRADIGAASLSVFGDPFELDPYDSDDEELPVNSASPLSAKRRVLSQSALRSHRPVARPVAVGFPGRSVPALIPEPEAESADLLGTILAGQTRLMMSGSDVVINRDGSLTAKKAVPPLHANSVHNSKAEENSEDGAQPGASHLGTSVSSSGAESLGSLLLNTNSRPTSSNTCSSSLQLASKAVSSLQTVLGKAPIRFEYSMTPRSVQTQNLANLNRCIPKLGDIPRFNGNSQSHSESSKLYNNSSSFTKTVSVRQPLKLVPKRPDISELPRIPKIKKEANSGHLGSQSASERSGDVPSSCITQLTGKGGTNQPIRGSKMESSKPNATQQQACSSGGSLSANTIAHGSSVLSSSRGKAGSSSFESFKINIPGNVGHSSRLSNPGFCNTFRPVDNKAQQKENSSPFFSLKKTKPVKSEIYDPFDPTGSDSSSANSSPERLPLTNITRTISIASPKVQTFQTVRRITPYTLENIFGPGAELSDVPSSNTESHDDVVIKERLVKQISDTEQNEKELSNISCPSSAIKQVPDAEHLNEGDRDSPRIVFEDDHGKPRVKMELDSPIRNEHQNTPKNGQAEKPSFSQSPSSSSSWSQKKLKKEETTKEYKCTQSRSRSRDRSSRSTSRSVEESYSKIHKMKSKVRQSSSDHSSSHEQSQKKKAKDKMKNKKVKTSWAKEHKRSRSRSGSPGNSSVEFYESRKKKKHSSSRAKGRECSQSDSTERTKKKKHRRERCYDRYEKERTSRRRSRSRSREKRKKRSRSPSASGFWEPKETKSRERWPQCRSRSKERKLKPKETSPPLNEKDQRSSDNNTDNSLEYALPWKQELEEMKQEPLNIHLDLISLQEIPPKGNIIETDLKESIAAEQICEKFINEAIPSQSECSNTGVLPNSIDSSMEIELTTGSDSPELSSQNSIRLEEISVKEEDNEVCPFLTDFPLEKEKLEQGPVETATQSSPEIKMPAEAQDGGLVLGDDVADVNKPETETCAQGPALKSKALVKRVTWNLQEEEGDTVTVDKARVPFCKQRMKEGVWKAEDLTQTFNQVQLTEPPPTNYMIPEPMFPDLDSSQVYNQNLPLTAPLPSSLPPYAPVSQPTVQFIMQGSLPLLSCVSGQGLTPEPGNLATASEPGIQAASTGEMEEKVKALKSPMDKTKNEEYMKKLHMQERAVEEVKLAIKPFYQKREITKEEYKDILRKAVQKICHSRSGEINPVKVANLVKAYVEKYKHMRKHKKADAEEEPHEMGN; from the exons ATGGATGAGGACAGCCAGGACGAGCTCATAAACAAGAATGCTGCATTAGGCAAAGTCAAAAAAACAAATGCGCTGCTCTTTGGTGATGCAG AAAGCAGCGATGGAAATAGTGGGGACTCTGATGATACAGGAAGTGAGGAAGAAGATGATACTGATGAAGATGGAGGTGAGGAGGATGAAGAAGGTGAAGATGAAGATCTAGAAG ATTCTGATGAAGATGAGGAAGAGGATGATATGGAAATTGCTTCTGAGCAACCAACACATCTGGTGAAAGGAAAACCACAAATTAATGGAGGAGCTTGTTCTTCTTCTGATGAAGATGCTGAAAAATGCCCTATATGCCTCAATACATTCAGGGACCAGGAAGTTGGAACACCTGAAAACTGTGCCCATTACTTCTGCTCTGATTGTATAGTGGAATGGTCTAAA AATGCCAACTCTTGTCCAGTGGATCGAATTACTTTTAAATTTATCTGCATTCGAACACATTTTGGTGGAGAAATCTTGAAAAAA GTACCTGTTGAGAATGCACAATCTCAGGAGGTTGTGGTGGAGGATGATCCAACTTTTTGTGAAGTGTGTGGCCGAAGCGACAGAGAAGATCGTCTCTTGCTCTGTGATGGCTGTGATGCCGG gTATCACATGGAATGCCTTAATCCACCTCTGAGTGAGGTACCTGTGGCTGAATGGTTCTGTCCACCTTGCACATTGGCAAATGCTGTACCTATTGATGCCG AAACAGATCATGTGAGTGAAGAGGAAGTTGCTTCCCTCACAGCTGATGTTGTCCCTACTACTAGTAGACTACGCCCTAATGTCCGAATGCGAGCGATAGCCCGAACCCGCCAGAGCGAGCGTGTGCGGGCAACGGTGAATAGAAACCGCATAACAACTGCACAGCGAATTCAG CATGTACCGAGGTACCTTATGTCTTCCCTTGATGAAACAATTGAGGCTGTTGCAGCAGGGATAAGCACAGCAGTGTACCAGAGACCACTGACTCCTCGAGCCCGATCTAAGAAGAAACGAAAAGTTG ggaggagaaagagagtggcgggtaaaaaaaatcacacacaaacaTCTGTTGGAAAAAAGAGCACCGGAGTATGGATTAAGAGACGGAGACGTCGAACAAAGAGGAGaagggtgaaaaaaataaaa CTGAAAACTGAGATGACTGCTCGTTCCCGAATTGCAAAAACTCTCCGTCTTGGCAAGCCTGTGCATGGCATATCAATTCCTTCCATGCACAAACCAATAGAACCCTCGCTTGGTCTTCTGAGAGCAGATATTGgggcagcatctctctctgtTTTTGGAGATCCTTTTGAGTTGGACCCATATGACAG TGATGATGAAGAGCTTCCTGTAAACTCAGCCTCACCTCTGAGTGCTAAAAGAAGAGTCCTGTCTCAATCAGCACTTAGATCACATCGTCCTGTTGCTAGACCTGTTGCTGTGGGGTTTCCTGG GAGGAGTGTGCCTGCCCTGATACCGGAGCCAGAAGCTGAGTCAGCTGACCTGTTAGGAACCATCTTGGCCGGACAGACTCGTCTTATGATGAGTGGTTCTGATGTTGTAATTAATCGAGATGGATCATTAACAGCAAAGAAAGCAG TTCCACCGTTGCATGCCAATTCAGTACACAATTCAAAAGCAGAGGAAAACTCAGAAGATGGTGCCCAGCCTGGAGCATCTCATTTGGGAACCTCCGTTAGTAGCTCTGGTGCTGAATCTTTGGGTTCTTTGTTGCTGAATACAAACTCCAGACCCACCTCCTCAAATACTTGCTCTTCTTCCCTACAGTTAGCAAGCAAAGCCGTGAGTTCATTGCAGACTGTGTTGGGAAAGGCACCCATTAGGTTTGAATATTCAATGACTCCAAGGTCTGTTCAGACTCAGAATTTAGCAAATCTGAATAGGTGTATTCCCAAACTGGGTGACATACCCAGATTTAATGGAAACTCACAGTCTCATTCCGAATCTTCTAAGTTGTACAATAACTCAAGCTCATTTACAAAAACTGTATCTGTGAGACAGCCTCTCAAGCTCGTTCCTAAAAGGCCTGATATCTCTGAACTTCCCAGGATACCAAAGAttaaaaaggaagcaaacagtggCCATTTGGGATCACAGTCTGCCAGTGAGAGAAGTGGTGATGTTCCCAGCTCCTGTATAACACAACTGACTGGCAAAGGGGGTACAAACCAGCCGATCAGAGGTAGTAAAATGGAAAGCAGCAAACCAAATGCCACTCAGCAGCAAGCATGCTCAAGTGGAGGCTCTCTCTCTGCAAATACCATTGCTCATGGCAGTTCTGTTCTTTCTTCATCAAGGGGGAAAGCAGGAAGCTCTTCCTTTGAGAGTTTTAAAATCAACATCCCTGGAAATGTTGGGCATTCCAGCAGACTGTCTAATCCTGGATTTTGCAATACTTTTCGACCTGTTGACAATAAAGCGCAACAGAAAGAGAATTCTTCACCTTTCTTTtctctgaaaaaaacaaaacctgtcaAAAGTGAAATATATGATCCTTTTGATCCAACAGGCTCTGATTCAAGCTCAGCAAATAGCAGTCCTGAAAGATTGCCCCTCACTAATATAACCAGAACAATATCCATAGCAAGCCCCAAAGTTCAGACATTCCAAACAGTGCGCCGTATTACCCCTTACACACTGGAAAACATCTTTGGACCAGGAGCAGAGTTGTCTGATGTGCCATCAAGTAACACAGAGTCCCATGATGATGTGGTGATTAAGGAGCGACTGGTAAAACAAATCTCTGATACAGAACAAAATGAGAAGGAATTGTCAAATATATCCTGCCCTTCATCTGCCATCAAGCAAGTTCCTGATGCAGAGCACTTAAATGAAGGTGACAGGGACAGTCCTCGGATAGTTTTTGAAGATGACCACGGTAAACCTAGAGTGAAAATGGAGCTGGACAGTCCTATAAGGAATGAGCACCAAAACACACCTAAAAATGGGCAAGCAGAGAAGCCATCTTTTTCACAATCCCCATCAAGTTCCAGTTCTTGGAGccagaagaaattaaaaaaagaggAGACCACAAAAGAGTACAAATGCACCCAGTCACGATCTAGATCAAGAGACAGAAGCTCCAGATCTACTTCCCGCTCAGTTGAAGAAAGCTACAGCAAAATTCACAAGATGAAATCCAAGGTCAGGCAGTCATCGAGCGACCACTCTAGCAGTCATGAGCAATCTCAAAAAAAGAAAGCCAAGgataaaatgaagaacaaaaaagTAAAAACCTCCTGGGCAAAAGAACACAAGCGATCTAGGTCACGATCTGGTAGCCCAGGTAACTCTTCTGTTGAGTTTTACGaaagcaggaagaagaaaaaacactCTTCCTCTAGAGCAAAGGGAAGAGAATGTTCCCAATCAGACAGTACTGAGAGAACTAAGAAAAAGAAGCACAGAAGAGAGAGATGCTATGACAGATATGAAAAGGAAAGAACCTCAAGGAGAAGATCCAGATCTAGGTCTCGGGAGAAGCGAAAAAAGAGATCAAGGTCACCCTCTGCATCAGGATTCTGGGAGCCCAAAGAAACTAAATCAAGAGAGAGATGGCCGCAGTGCAGGTCACGCtccaaagaaagaaaattgaagCCAAAGGAAACATCCCCTCCTCTTAATGAGAAGGACCAGAGATCTTCAGATAACAACACAGACAATTCTCTTGAGTAtgctctcccttggaaacaagaGCTGGAAGAAATGAAGCAAGAACCTTTGAATATTCATCTAGACCTGATATCTCTACAGGAGATTCCTCCAAAGGGCAACATAATAGAAACTGATTTAAAAGAGTCCATTGCAGCAGAGCAGATCTGTGAGAAGTTTATAAATGAAGCCATTCCTTCCCAGTCAGAATGCTCAAATACTGGAGTTTTACCAAATAGCATAGACTCTTCCATGGAGATTGAACTGACAACGGGCAGTGATTCACCAGAGCTCAGTAGTCAAAATAGTATAAGATTGGAAGAAATTTCAGTTAAAGAAGAAGATAATGAAGTATGCCCATTTCTAACAGACTTTCCTTTAGAGAAGGAAAAACTTGAACAGGGACCTGTTGAAACAGCAACTCAATCTTCACCTGAAATCAAAATGCCAGCAGAGGCTCAAGATGGGGGCCTTGTGTTGGGTGATGATGTAGCTGATGTAAATAAACCTGAAACAGAGACCTGTGCTCAAGGTCCTGCATTGAAATCTAAAGCATTAGTGAAAAGGGTTACGTGGAATCTGCAAGAGGAAGAAGGTGATACAGTGACTGTGGACAAAGCAA GAGTGCCATTCTGCAAACAGAGAATGAAAGAAGGGGTCTGGAAAGCAGAGGATTTGACCCAGACATTTAATCAGGTGCAGTTAACTGAGCCTCCTCCAACCAATTATATGATTCCTGAGCCTATGTTTCCTGATCTAGATTCTTCTCAG GTTTACAACCAAAACCTACCTTTGACAGCACCACTGCCATCAAGTCTGCCACCCTATGCGCCTGTCAGTCAGCCCACTGTTCAGTTCATAATGCAAGGGAGCCTTCCTCTGCTCAGCTGTGTGTCAGGGCAAGGGCTAACTCCAGAGCCTGGCAATCTGGCCACAGCTTCAGAGCCAGGAATTCAGGCAGCTTCCACTGGAGAGATGGAGGAGAAAGTCAAAGCACTTAAATCCCCGATGgataaaacaaaaaatgaagaG TACATGAAGAAACTTCATATGCAAGAGAGGGCTGTGGAAGAAGTGAAACTTGCAATCAAGCCCTTTTACCAGAAGAGGGAGATCACCAAGGAGGAGTACAAGGATATTCTTCGAAAGGCAGTACAAAAG ATTTGTCACAGCAGAAGTGGTGAAATCAACCCTGTGAAGGTGGCTAATCTTGTGAAGGCTTATGTTGAGAAGTACAAACATATGAGGAAACATAAGAAGGCTGATGCTGAAGAAGAGCCTCATGAAATGGGGAACtga